One genomic window of Paraburkholderia phytofirmans PsJN includes the following:
- the ppk2 gene encoding polyphosphate kinase 2 gives MKEQDPRPEAELMAERQRRFEEDLIDAYDEELEMEVDDRIIDGAEGFTPEHREARKMYFRELFRLQGELVKLQDWIVQTGHRLVVIFEGRDAAGKGGAIKRITQRLNPRVCRVAALPAPNNRERTQWYFQRYVSHLPAGGEMVLFDRSWYNRAGVERVMNFCSDEEYEEFFRSVPEFEKMLARSGVQILKYWFSITDEEQEIRFQNRIHDPLKQWKLSPMDLESRRRWEAYTQAKEVMLQRSHILEAPWWVVQAVDKKRARLNCIHHLLSQVPYHEIEHSQIELPSRVYHDEYSRQPVPASMIVPEVY, from the coding sequence ATGAAAGAGCAGGATCCGAGACCCGAGGCTGAATTAATGGCAGAGCGGCAGCGCCGTTTCGAAGAGGACCTGATCGACGCCTACGACGAGGAACTCGAAATGGAGGTCGACGACCGCATCATCGACGGCGCGGAGGGCTTCACGCCCGAGCATCGCGAGGCGCGCAAGATGTACTTCCGCGAGCTGTTCCGGTTGCAGGGTGAACTCGTGAAACTGCAGGACTGGATCGTGCAGACCGGCCATCGCCTCGTGGTGATTTTCGAGGGGCGCGATGCGGCCGGCAAGGGCGGCGCGATCAAACGCATCACGCAACGTCTCAATCCACGGGTGTGCCGCGTGGCGGCGCTGCCGGCGCCGAATAACCGCGAACGCACGCAGTGGTACTTTCAGCGCTACGTGTCGCATCTGCCGGCCGGCGGCGAAATGGTGCTGTTCGATCGCAGCTGGTACAACCGCGCGGGCGTCGAGCGCGTGATGAATTTTTGCAGCGACGAAGAGTACGAAGAGTTTTTCCGTTCGGTGCCGGAATTCGAAAAGATGCTGGCGCGCAGCGGCGTGCAGATTCTCAAGTACTGGTTTTCGATTACCGACGAAGAGCAGGAGATCCGCTTTCAGAACCGCATTCACGACCCGCTGAAGCAGTGGAAACTGAGTCCCATGGACCTTGAAAGCCGACGTCGCTGGGAAGCCTATACGCAGGCCAAGGAAGTGATGCTGCAGCGCTCGCATATTCTCGAAGCGCCGTGGTGGGTCGTGCAGGCGGTCGACAAGAAGCGCGCGCGCCTGAACTGCATTCACCATTTGTTGAGCCAGGTGCCGTATCACGAGATCGAACATTCGCAGATCGAATTGCCCTCGCGCGTTTATCACGACGAGTACAGCCGTCAGCCGGTGCCGGCTTCGATGATCGTGCCTGAGGTGTACTAG
- a CDS encoding phosphocholine cytidylyltransferase family protein, protein MRAIILAAGLGLRLQQPPEAQFPKCLLQFDGMSLLERHLQMLETAGVTEVVLALGFQPESVQAELERINWPHQVETVLNTRYDLGSVLTVHTVADALTRGGDVLLMDADVLYDERILAALVAGETVNRLLIDRDFEAGDEPVKLCLKDGVPVELRKQLAVNLEYDTIGESVGFFRFRQETAQRFAQIVAGYVDSGRANLPHEEAVRDLLLERSQVFDTADVTGAPWIEIDFPNDVARASTEILPQLQPLVSASR, encoded by the coding sequence ATGCGTGCCATCATTCTCGCTGCGGGCCTCGGCCTGCGTCTCCAGCAACCGCCGGAAGCTCAGTTCCCGAAGTGTCTGTTGCAATTCGACGGCATGAGCCTGCTCGAACGGCATCTGCAAATGCTCGAAACCGCCGGCGTGACGGAAGTCGTGCTGGCGCTCGGCTTTCAGCCGGAATCGGTGCAGGCGGAACTGGAGCGCATCAACTGGCCGCATCAGGTGGAAACGGTGTTGAACACGCGTTACGACCTGGGCAGCGTGCTGACGGTGCACACGGTGGCCGATGCGTTGACGCGCGGCGGCGACGTGCTGCTGATGGACGCCGACGTGCTCTACGACGAGCGCATTCTGGCTGCTTTGGTGGCGGGCGAGACGGTCAACCGCCTGTTGATCGACCGTGATTTCGAAGCCGGCGACGAACCCGTCAAGCTGTGTCTGAAAGACGGCGTGCCGGTCGAGTTGCGCAAGCAGCTCGCGGTCAATCTCGAGTACGACACCATCGGCGAGTCGGTCGGGTTCTTCCGCTTCCGCCAGGAGACCGCGCAACGCTTTGCGCAGATCGTGGCCGGCTATGTGGACAGCGGCCGCGCCAACCTGCCGCACGAAGAAGCGGTGCGCGATCTGCTGCTGGAACGTAGCCAGGTGTTCGATACCGCCGACGTGACCGGTGCACCGTGGATCGAGATCGACTTCCCGAACGACGTGGCTCGCGCAAGCACCGAGATTCTGCCGCAGTTGCAGCCGCTGGTCAGCGCATCGCGCTAA
- a CDS encoding inorganic phosphate transporter, with amino-acid sequence MPELSYPQPGTAAGKGRNISLIIFLAVILVGAVYCAVHLLDDLQPVRESSVLPYLLLGIALLIALGFEFVNGFHDTANAVATVIYTHSLAPNFAVVWSGSWNFLGVLTSSGAVAFGVLQLLPVELILQVGSSAGFAMVFALLIAAIIWNLGTWWFGLPSSSSHTLIGSIIGVGLMNQLMHGTDGTSGVDWNQALGVGKSLLFSPLVGFLAAGLLLLILKAVVRIPALYAEPKGKEPPPFWIRCLLILTCTGVSFAHGSNDGQKGMGLIMLILIGTVPTAYALNKAVTPAETQTFLAVAHETSATLAKYTQGATPSANPRADVEAYVRTHQLTPATVPALRQLTDIIAGQVGTSGSMAAVPQGIVDNVRNNMYVASEAIRLMAKNKQPAFSPEDAKTIGNFKTQTDHATKFIPTWVKVAVAIALGLGTMVGWKRIVVTVGEKIGKQHLTYGQGASAELVAMLTIGAADMYGLPVSTTHVLSSGVAGTMAANGSGLQWGTVRSLILAWVLTLPVSIALAAGLYWVFRAVF; translated from the coding sequence ATGCCGGAACTTTCGTATCCACAGCCAGGCACTGCTGCCGGAAAGGGGCGCAACATCAGCCTCATCATCTTCCTCGCAGTGATCCTGGTGGGCGCGGTGTATTGCGCAGTGCACTTATTGGACGATCTGCAACCCGTTCGCGAGAGCTCGGTTCTGCCTTACCTGCTACTCGGCATTGCATTGTTGATCGCGTTGGGCTTTGAGTTCGTCAACGGCTTTCACGACACGGCCAATGCAGTCGCGACCGTGATCTACACGCATTCGCTTGCACCGAATTTTGCGGTGGTGTGGTCCGGCAGCTGGAATTTTCTCGGCGTGTTGACGTCGAGCGGCGCGGTCGCTTTCGGCGTGCTGCAACTGCTGCCGGTCGAACTGATCTTGCAGGTGGGCAGCAGCGCCGGTTTCGCGATGGTCTTCGCTTTGCTGATCGCCGCGATCATCTGGAATCTCGGCACATGGTGGTTCGGACTGCCGTCGTCGAGCTCGCACACGCTGATCGGCTCGATCATCGGCGTCGGCCTGATGAACCAGTTGATGCACGGCACCGACGGCACGAGCGGCGTGGACTGGAATCAGGCGCTCGGCGTGGGCAAATCGCTGCTGTTTTCGCCGCTGGTCGGTTTTCTCGCGGCGGGTTTGCTGTTGCTGATCCTGAAAGCCGTGGTGCGCATTCCCGCGCTGTATGCCGAACCGAAGGGCAAGGAGCCGCCGCCGTTCTGGATCCGCTGCCTGCTGATCCTGACCTGCACGGGCGTCTCGTTCGCGCATGGCTCCAACGACGGCCAGAAAGGCATGGGCCTCATCATGCTGATCCTGATCGGCACGGTACCGACGGCCTACGCGCTGAACAAGGCGGTCACCCCGGCGGAAACGCAAACCTTCCTCGCCGTCGCGCATGAAACTTCGGCGACGCTCGCCAAATACACCCAGGGCGCGACACCCTCGGCCAATCCGCGCGCCGATGTCGAAGCGTATGTGCGCACGCACCAGTTGACGCCCGCCACCGTGCCGGCCTTGCGGCAACTGACCGACATCATTGCCGGCCAGGTTGGCACATCGGGCTCGATGGCCGCGGTGCCGCAAGGTATCGTCGATAACGTGCGCAACAACATGTACGTGGCCTCCGAAGCGATTCGCCTGATGGCCAAGAACAAGCAGCCGGCATTCTCGCCGGAAGACGCCAAAACGATCGGCAACTTCAAGACGCAAACTGATCACGCCACCAAATTCATCCCGACGTGGGTCAAGGTCGCGGTGGCGATCGCGCTCGGTCTCGGCACGATGGTGGGATGGAAGCGCATCGTCGTGACAGTCGGCGAGAAGATCGGCAAGCAGCATCTGACATACGGACAGGGTGCATCGGCTGAATTGGTGGCGATGCTCACGATCGGCGCCGCCGACATGTACGGCCTGCCGGTCTCCACGACGCACGTGCTGTCCTCGGGCGTGGCGGGCACGATGGCGGCCAACGGTTCCGGCCTGCAATGGGGCACGGTGCGCAGCCTGATCCTTGCCTGGGTGCTGACGTTGCCGGTTTCGATCGCGCTGGCTGCCGGCTTGTACTGGGTGTTCCGGGCGGTGTTTTAA
- a CDS encoding HalD/BesD family halogenase has product MSTQAENDLIARDAVEHSPAASPAPNADRAVASRTRGFDNLRLRKDFAEQGAFLYLEDFLAPEVTAQLVHSARSLLDEVNRNYLPGHKQGGSVSRHTIDRLAPFIAELYRSKELIGWLEQLSGDKLQLSPADDPHAYALYYYTRPGDHIGWHYDTSYYDGRRYTLLLGVIDESSCRLDYELHTRNPDVADQPGSVQIPPGGLVFFDGDKLRHRITPAGANEMRVSLTFEYVTDPNMRPWRRFISNMKDAIAYFGFRQVFRQMTRRGKDRA; this is encoded by the coding sequence ATGAGTACGCAGGCCGAAAACGACTTGATCGCGCGCGATGCAGTAGAGCACTCGCCGGCTGCATCGCCCGCACCGAATGCCGACCGCGCGGTCGCAAGCCGCACGCGCGGGTTCGACAACCTGCGTCTGCGCAAGGACTTCGCGGAGCAGGGCGCGTTTCTTTATCTGGAAGACTTTCTCGCGCCCGAAGTCACTGCGCAGCTCGTTCACAGCGCGCGTTCGCTGCTCGACGAGGTGAACCGCAACTATCTGCCGGGCCACAAGCAGGGCGGCAGTGTGAGCCGTCATACGATCGATCGCCTGGCGCCATTCATCGCCGAGCTGTACCGCTCGAAGGAATTGATCGGCTGGCTGGAGCAACTGAGCGGCGACAAACTGCAGCTTTCGCCCGCCGACGATCCGCATGCGTACGCGCTCTACTACTACACGCGGCCGGGCGACCACATCGGCTGGCACTACGATACTTCGTACTATGACGGCCGCCGTTATACCCTGCTGCTCGGCGTGATCGACGAATCGTCGTGCCGCCTCGACTACGAGCTCCATACGCGTAATCCGGATGTCGCGGATCAACCGGGCTCGGTGCAGATTCCGCCGGGCGGTCTGGTGTTTTTCGACGGCGACAAGCTGCGCCATCGCATCACGCCCGCCGGCGCGAACGAAATGCGCGTGTCGCTCACTTTCGAATACGTCACTGACCCGAACATGCGGCCGTGGCGTCGCTTCATCTCGAACATGAAGGACGCGATTGCGTACTTCGGCTTCCGCCAGGTTTTTCGCCAGATGACCCGCCGCGGGAAGGACCGCGCATGA
- a CDS encoding lysylphosphatidylglycerol synthase domain-containing protein — translation MSRAALILLSIGTALFVGLLAWQGFGSVASTLLTAGWGLALVAAFHLVPVLLDAGAISVLFHPRRDGIHHDLTWRDALFARWIGESVNSLLPAGQIGGPVVMVRQLSQRGMRMRDAAAAITVSTTAQALAQIIFALGGLLLFGAYAAHGALHDLQTATLIATGVLGAMIVGFYYAQRRGLFGRLLGVVSKVFGKRDWSSLMTRAEAVDAAVQAMYRERGRVAASFAMSLLGWIVGTVEVWLALRFLGHPVDWVDALLLESLGQAIRGAAFMIPGSLGVQEGGYLLLAPLVGLPPDAALALSLAKRAREILLGLPGLLVLHFSERSWQRRRALGRVPVVD, via the coding sequence ATGAGCCGCGCGGCCCTGATTTTGCTGTCGATCGGGACGGCGCTGTTTGTTGGCCTGCTCGCGTGGCAGGGTTTCGGCTCGGTCGCCTCGACGCTGCTCACGGCAGGCTGGGGACTGGCGCTCGTCGCGGCGTTTCACCTCGTGCCCGTGCTTCTCGATGCCGGCGCGATCTCGGTGTTGTTCCATCCTCGGCGTGACGGCATCCACCACGATCTGACGTGGCGCGACGCGCTGTTCGCGCGCTGGATCGGCGAGTCGGTGAATAGCCTGTTGCCGGCCGGCCAGATCGGTGGACCGGTGGTCATGGTGCGGCAGCTGTCCCAGCGCGGCATGCGCATGCGCGATGCGGCCGCGGCGATCACGGTGAGCACCACCGCGCAGGCGCTCGCGCAAATCATCTTCGCGCTGGGTGGCCTGCTGCTGTTCGGCGCTTACGCCGCGCACGGCGCGCTGCACGATCTGCAAACCGCCACGCTCATCGCGACCGGTGTGCTGGGCGCGATGATCGTCGGGTTCTACTACGCGCAACGGCGCGGTCTGTTCGGCCGCCTGCTCGGCGTGGTCTCCAAGGTCTTCGGCAAGCGCGACTGGTCTTCGCTGATGACGCGCGCCGAAGCCGTCGACGCCGCCGTGCAGGCGATGTACCGCGAACGCGGCCGCGTGGCGGCGAGCTTCGCGATGAGCCTGCTGGGCTGGATCGTCGGCACGGTGGAAGTGTGGCTCGCGCTGCGCTTTCTCGGACATCCCGTCGACTGGGTCGACGCGTTGTTGCTCGAAAGCCTGGGCCAGGCCATTCGCGGCGCGGCATTCATGATTCCCGGCTCACTCGGTGTGCAGGAAGGCGGCTATCTGCTGCTCGCGCCGCTGGTCGGTTTGCCGCCGGACGCGGCCCTGGCGTTGTCGCTCGCCAAGCGCGCCCGCGAAATCCTGCTAGGCTTGCCGGGTCTGCTGGTTTTGCACTTCAGTGAACGAAGCTGGCAACGGCGCCGCGCTCTTGGGCGCGTGCCGGTTGTCGATTAA
- a CDS encoding S1C family serine protease, translated as MGSRPRFVDDLSRAASDAPGPETLNPFSDDALLDAYSRTVIGALERVQQAVAFIAVERRLPGQPSGRGRGSRGGTGSGFLFTPDGYLLTNSHVVHGATHITVTLADGAKFDADLVGDDPGSDLAVLRIGSPEPLAHVELGESSKLRVGQIAIAVGNPLGLAQTVTTGVVSALGRSLRSNSGRMIYDVIQTDAALNPGNSGGPLINSAGQVIGVNTAIIPGAQAICFATAIDTAKWVIMQIFAHGRVRRAYIGVAGTTRPLSRRVQRYFGLSSESGVHVMEIVKGSPAALGGLRTDDTIIAIDTQAVQDVDSLQRTLDASRIDRPVNVTVLRGAQRLELTLTPVEQAS; from the coding sequence ATGGGAAGCCGCCCACGCTTCGTCGATGACCTGTCGCGCGCCGCATCCGACGCCCCCGGGCCCGAGACACTCAATCCTTTTTCCGACGACGCCCTGCTCGACGCCTACTCCCGCACCGTAATCGGCGCGCTGGAACGCGTTCAGCAAGCAGTCGCCTTCATTGCCGTCGAACGGCGCCTGCCCGGCCAGCCGTCCGGCCGCGGACGCGGTTCGCGCGGCGGCACCGGCTCGGGCTTTCTGTTTACGCCCGACGGCTATCTGCTCACCAATAGTCACGTCGTGCACGGCGCCACCCACATTACCGTGACGCTCGCCGACGGCGCGAAATTCGACGCCGATCTGGTCGGCGACGATCCCGGCAGCGATCTGGCCGTCCTGCGGATCGGCTCACCGGAGCCGCTGGCTCATGTCGAACTCGGCGAATCGTCGAAACTGCGTGTCGGTCAAATTGCGATTGCGGTCGGCAATCCGCTCGGCCTCGCGCAAACGGTCACGACCGGTGTAGTGTCGGCGCTCGGCCGCTCGTTGCGTTCGAATTCGGGCCGCATGATCTACGACGTGATCCAGACCGATGCCGCGCTCAATCCCGGCAATTCGGGTGGTCCGCTAATCAATTCGGCGGGCCAGGTGATCGGCGTGAATACCGCGATCATTCCCGGCGCACAGGCCATCTGCTTTGCCACCGCAATCGACACCGCCAAGTGGGTCATCATGCAGATCTTCGCGCATGGCCGCGTGCGGCGCGCTTATATCGGCGTCGCGGGCACGACCAGGCCGCTGTCGCGCCGTGTGCAGCGTTATTTCGGCTTGAGCTCGGAAAGCGGCGTACATGTCATGGAGATCGTCAAAGGCAGCCCGGCCGCGCTCGGCGGTCTGCGCACCGACGATACGATCATCGCGATCGATACGCAGGCCGTGCAGGACGTGGACAGTTTGCAGCGCACGCTCGACGCATCTCGAATCGACAGACCGGTCAATGTGACGGTGTTGCGCGGCGCGCAGCGGCTCGAATTGACGTTGACGCCGGTCGAGCAGGCTAGCTGA
- a CDS encoding CDP-alcohol phosphatidyltransferase family protein, translating to MNSRPQTPINVPPPRTWDARLARRLVTPLVNTWVTPNHLTTLRLLIGLAGALCLAHGEFAWANAGALLIVLSNFVDHTDGELARIGGKSSRIGHFYDLACDALVTVMLFVGMGVGAGATHIAGLKIAPGVLGAVAGVAIALIFFLRMRIEEMAGKAGTRQASVGGFETEDVLYLLPIVTLTSVVLPFVVVASIGAPLFAVWVVVDYWRVARRAASAPPVAAGTAETRQMWASE from the coding sequence ATGAATTCGCGACCCCAGACTCCAATTAACGTTCCGCCGCCCAGAACATGGGACGCGCGGCTCGCCCGCCGGCTCGTGACTCCGCTCGTGAACACGTGGGTCACCCCGAACCACCTGACCACGCTGCGCCTCCTGATCGGGCTGGCAGGCGCGCTGTGCCTGGCTCACGGCGAATTCGCCTGGGCTAACGCCGGCGCCCTCCTGATCGTGCTGTCGAACTTCGTCGACCATACGGACGGTGAACTCGCGCGCATCGGCGGAAAGTCGAGTCGGATCGGTCATTTTTACGACCTCGCTTGCGACGCCCTCGTGACCGTCATGTTGTTCGTCGGCATGGGCGTGGGAGCTGGCGCCACGCACATCGCCGGCTTGAAGATCGCGCCAGGTGTGCTTGGCGCCGTGGCCGGCGTGGCGATCGCGCTGATTTTCTTCCTGCGCATGCGCATCGAGGAAATGGCCGGCAAGGCGGGCACGAGGCAGGCATCAGTCGGCGGTTTCGAAACGGAAGACGTCTTGTACCTGCTACCGATCGTCACGCTGACAAGCGTCGTTCTGCCCTTCGTGGTGGTCGCGTCGATCGGCGCGCCGCTCTTCGCTGTCTGGGTGGTGGTCGACTACTGGCGCGTTGCGCGTCGTGCCGCCAGCGCGCCGCCGGTTGCCGCCGGCACGGCCGAAACCCGTCAGATGTGGGCCAGCGAATGA
- the ggt gene encoding gamma-glutamyltransferase — protein MKLFRNVKSSASGFALVALVSVSTGFLEATPAIAKPPAKAQPAVLTASAIAVADKFSADAAEQIFKEGGNAVDAAVAIAFTLAVTYPEAGNIGGGGFMTLYVDGKPYFLDYRERAPLAATRNMYLDDKGEVIKGMSLFGYRAVGVPGTVDGMWQAQRRFGKLKWKQVLAPAIHYARDGFEVSQQLQERRDEAAKEFAGKTNFDTYFGNLKQGVNFKQPDLAAVLQRISDQGAKDFYQGKTADLIAASMRGHGLITKADLQQYKAVWREPIQADWNGYRVYTAPPPSSGGIGLVQLLKMKADIAPDFKGVALNSAQYVHLIAEIEKRVFADRAQYLGDPDFYKVPVAQLTDDAYIAKRAGEVNPNAPSDTKSIQAGLGTSMPEKAETTHFSVIDKWGNAVSNTYTINGYFGSGVVADRTGIVLNDEMDDFSAKPGVANMFGVVGSDANAIEPKKRPLSSMTPTILTKDGKVSLVIGTPGGSRIFTSIFQVINNVYDYNMPLQQAVAAMRFHHQLLPPNTIFWEPYKPIDGELAKQIEAKGYTLKGQDFSGDIQAIKIDGNTPEAAADPRGRGVTRVIQ, from the coding sequence ATGAAGTTGTTCCGCAACGTTAAATCGTCGGCCAGCGGATTCGCGCTGGTCGCACTTGTTTCTGTTTCCACCGGCTTTCTCGAAGCCACGCCGGCAATTGCAAAGCCGCCCGCAAAAGCTCAACCCGCTGTCCTCACTGCCTCCGCGATCGCGGTCGCGGACAAGTTCAGCGCCGACGCCGCCGAGCAGATCTTCAAGGAAGGCGGCAACGCCGTAGACGCAGCCGTAGCAATTGCCTTCACGCTTGCCGTGACTTATCCGGAGGCGGGCAACATCGGCGGCGGCGGTTTCATGACGCTCTATGTCGACGGCAAGCCGTACTTCCTCGACTACCGCGAGCGCGCTCCGCTGGCCGCAACCAGAAACATGTATCTCGACGACAAAGGCGAGGTCATCAAAGGCATGAGCCTGTTCGGTTACCGTGCAGTGGGCGTGCCGGGCACCGTGGACGGCATGTGGCAGGCGCAGCGCCGCTTCGGCAAGCTTAAGTGGAAGCAGGTGCTCGCACCGGCCATCCATTACGCGCGCGATGGTTTCGAGGTCAGCCAACAGTTGCAGGAACGCCGCGACGAAGCCGCGAAAGAGTTCGCCGGCAAAACCAACTTCGATACCTACTTCGGCAATCTGAAGCAGGGCGTCAACTTCAAGCAACCGGATCTGGCCGCCGTGTTGCAGCGCATTTCGGATCAGGGCGCCAAAGACTTCTATCAGGGCAAGACGGCCGATCTGATCGCGGCATCCATGCGCGGTCACGGCCTGATCACCAAGGCGGATCTGCAACAGTACAAAGCGGTGTGGCGTGAGCCGATTCAGGCCGACTGGAACGGCTATCGCGTCTACACGGCGCCGCCTCCCAGCTCGGGTGGTATCGGTCTCGTGCAGTTGCTGAAAATGAAGGCCGACATTGCGCCCGACTTCAAGGGCGTCGCCCTCAATTCCGCGCAATACGTGCATCTGATCGCGGAAATCGAAAAGCGCGTGTTCGCCGACCGCGCGCAATACCTCGGCGATCCTGACTTCTATAAAGTGCCGGTCGCGCAATTGACCGACGACGCGTATATCGCCAAGCGCGCCGGCGAAGTGAATCCCAACGCGCCTTCGGACACGAAGAGCATCCAGGCCGGCCTCGGCACGTCGATGCCGGAGAAAGCGGAAACCACGCACTTCTCCGTGATCGACAAGTGGGGTAACGCTGTGTCGAATACTTACACCATCAACGGCTATTTCGGGTCGGGCGTGGTGGCGGATCGCACGGGCATCGTGCTGAACGACGAGATGGACGACTTCTCCGCGAAGCCGGGTGTCGCGAATATGTTCGGCGTGGTGGGCAGCGACGCGAACGCGATCGAGCCGAAGAAGCGGCCGCTCTCCTCGATGACCCCGACGATCCTGACGAAAGACGGCAAAGTATCGCTTGTGATCGGCACGCCGGGTGGCTCACGCATCTTCACGTCGATCTTCCAGGTGATCAACAACGTCTACGACTACAACATGCCGCTGCAGCAGGCTGTTGCCGCGATGCGTTTCCATCATCAACTGTTGCCGCCGAACACGATCTTCTGGGAGCCGTACAAGCCGATCGACGGCGAACTCGCCAAGCAGATCGAAGCCAAGGGCTACACGCTGAAGGGGCAGGATTTCAGCGGCGATATCCAGGCGATCAAGATCGACGGCAATACGCCGGAAGCCGCGGCCGATCCGCGCGGCCGCGGTGTGACGCGCGTGATCCAGTAA
- a CDS encoding VOC family protein yields MNPAATSPSSSGPTEPQIESISAITLATRDMPRAVLFYEALGFPMKFGGPQEAFTSFAFGGSYLNLIVDTRAPVAWWGRVIIYVSDVDALYRKALAAGLKPSLEPSDAPWGERYFHITDPDGHELSFAKPLR; encoded by the coding sequence ATGAACCCAGCCGCCACATCACCTTCGTCGAGCGGGCCGACGGAACCCCAAATCGAATCGATCAGCGCCATTACGCTTGCCACCCGCGACATGCCACGCGCCGTGCTGTTTTACGAAGCACTCGGCTTTCCGATGAAATTCGGCGGTCCGCAGGAGGCTTTCACATCGTTTGCGTTCGGCGGTTCGTACCTGAATCTGATCGTCGATACGCGCGCGCCGGTCGCCTGGTGGGGCCGCGTGATCATCTATGTCTCCGACGTCGACGCGCTTTATCGCAAAGCGCTGGCGGCGGGACTAAAACCGTCGCTGGAACCGTCCGATGCGCCTTGGGGCGAGCGCTATTTTCACATCACCGATCCGGACGGCCACGAACTCAGCTTCGCGAAACCGTTGCGCTAG
- a CDS encoding MFS transporter, translated as MPLALGTFIVPLIVACAMFMENVDGTVIVTSLPVLARDLGQDPITLKLAVTAYVIGLGVFIPICGWVADRFGSRTVFRAAIGVFMAGSLMCAASTSLGTFVVARFVQGIGGAMMVPVGRIIIFRSVPKSDFIRAVNYLTVPALLGPVVGPPLGGFITTYLHWRLIFFINIPIGLLGIWLANKHIANVREAHPGRLDWTGFFLSASGASLFMLGLSLVGGELVSNTVSVGMCVIGVVLLTLYALYASRVELPVLDLRLLRIPSFHASVVGGSLFRIGLGAVPFLLPLALQEGLGMTAFKSGSITCASAFGSIFMKAAASRILERFGFRTVLMFNAGCAGLAIAVYGLFFPGTPHWLIWCVVLFGGFFPSLQFTSLNTLAYADIPSRDVGRATSVASVIQQISLGLGVTIAGIVLQISHNVQGHSAIVFSDFWPAFLVVGLFSFMSIPITARLPHGAGDEIARGSRGNA; from the coding sequence ATGCCTCTCGCTTTAGGCACTTTCATTGTTCCGCTGATCGTCGCGTGTGCGATGTTCATGGAAAACGTGGACGGCACGGTCATCGTGACTTCGCTGCCGGTACTGGCGCGCGATCTCGGTCAGGATCCCATCACCCTCAAGCTTGCAGTGACGGCGTATGTCATCGGCCTCGGCGTCTTCATCCCCATCTGCGGCTGGGTTGCCGACCGCTTCGGCTCGCGCACGGTGTTTCGCGCGGCCATCGGCGTCTTCATGGCCGGCTCGCTGATGTGCGCGGCTTCCACATCGCTCGGCACGTTCGTGGTTGCGCGCTTCGTGCAAGGCATTGGCGGCGCGATGATGGTGCCGGTGGGCCGCATCATCATTTTCCGTTCGGTACCGAAGTCGGACTTCATTCGCGCGGTCAACTATCTGACGGTGCCGGCTCTACTAGGGCCGGTGGTCGGGCCGCCGCTGGGTGGTTTCATCACCACTTATCTGCATTGGCGTCTGATCTTTTTCATCAACATTCCAATTGGCCTGCTGGGCATCTGGCTCGCGAACAAACACATTGCCAACGTGCGCGAAGCGCATCCGGGCCGACTCGACTGGACCGGGTTCTTTTTGTCCGCGAGCGGGGCGTCGCTGTTCATGCTCGGGCTTTCGCTGGTGGGCGGCGAGTTGGTGTCGAACACGGTGTCGGTCGGCATGTGCGTGATCGGCGTAGTGTTGCTGACGCTTTATGCGCTGTACGCGAGCCGCGTCGAATTGCCTGTGCTCGATCTGCGCTTGCTGCGCATCCCGAGTTTTCACGCGAGCGTAGTGGGCGGCTCGCTGTTTCGCATCGGTCTCGGGGCCGTGCCGTTTCTGTTGCCGCTTGCCTTGCAGGAAGGCCTCGGCATGACAGCCTTCAAGTCGGGGTCGATTACCTGTGCGTCCGCGTTTGGTTCGATCTTCATGAAGGCGGCCGCGTCGCGCATTCTGGAGCGCTTCGGTTTTCGCACCGTGCTGATGTTCAACGCGGGCTGCGCGGGCCTCGCCATCGCGGTCTACGGTCTGTTCTTTCCCGGCACGCCGCATTGGCTGATCTGGTGTGTGGTGCTGTTCGGCGGCTTCTTTCCGTCACTGCAGTTCACGTCGTTGAACACCTTGGCATACGCCGATATTCCGAGCCGCGACGTGGGTCGCGCGACGAGCGTCGCAAGCGTGATCCAGCAGATTTCGTTGGGCCTCGGTGTGACGATCGCGGGTATCGTGCTGCAGATTTCGCATAACGTGCAGGGTCATTCGGCTATCGTGTTCTCCGATTTCTGGCCGGCTTTTCTCGTGGTCGGTCTGTTCTCGTTCATGTCGATTCCGATCACCGCTCGCCTGCCGCACGGCGCCGGCGACGAGATCGCGCGCGGCAGTCGCGGCAACGCATAA